One window of uncultured Trichococcus sp. genomic DNA carries:
- the nrdR gene encoding transcriptional regulator NrdR, producing the protein MQCPKCHYHGSRVVDSRPADDGKAIRRRRECEQCHFRFTTFERIEQTPLLVIKKNGAREEFSREKLLRGLIRSCEKRPIALEQLETVVNEVEAEIRALGENEVSSIVIGEYVMDKLAKIDDVAYIRFASVYRQFSDRKTFLDELKNMEKKKAEQAAAESSDIPPSDAPPLEAAPGKEENE; encoded by the coding sequence ATGCAATGCCCAAAATGTCACTATCACGGATCGCGTGTTGTCGATAGTCGTCCAGCTGATGATGGGAAAGCCATCCGCCGCCGTCGCGAATGCGAACAATGCCATTTCCGCTTCACTACATTCGAGAGGATCGAGCAGACGCCGTTGCTTGTCATCAAAAAAAATGGCGCGCGCGAAGAATTCAGCCGTGAAAAGTTGTTGCGGGGATTGATCCGCTCCTGCGAAAAACGGCCGATTGCCCTTGAACAACTGGAGACTGTCGTCAATGAAGTGGAAGCCGAAATCCGAGCGCTCGGAGAAAATGAAGTATCCAGCATCGTCATCGGGGAATACGTCATGGATAAGTTGGCCAAAATTGACGACGTCGCCTATATCCGTTTCGCAAGTGTTTACCGCCAATTTTCGGACCGGAAGACCTTCCTTGATGAATTGAAGAACATGGAAAAGAAAAAAGCCGAACAAGCGGCTGCCGAATCTTCAGACATCCCACCATCCGATGCTCCTCCCCTCGAGGCAGCCCCCGGAAAGGAAGAAAATGAATAA
- a CDS encoding DnaD domain protein — protein MSYPWRNISPKDPFRASQTNLISDVDRKVLTQLYQPIIGPQAFSLYMTLLAEIPQESYWSKDLLHSELLALANSGIQEFYQARVKLEGIGLLKTFLVNEPEKQYLYELQQPLSSHAFFSDDLMGLLLYEKVGERKYRELQQRFSRQVRDLKNAENITKSFLDVFSFSESAFTEQARMRQSDNTLLGDSGAIPPAIENEGFDFAFFRQLLNKQFVKRESITKELEHTITILYTLYGCDELQMAQFILEAADIESGKVDGEALKKIVSDAYEQRHSSRLEVKDKVTQSIQLAKDTEKGREQKLIQARFSSEEIAFIKACEQLTPHQFLTSIKKQKGGIVTASETQLLRTLMEKADFKPSVLNVLTHYVLVILNNPHLSKAYVEAIANDWLQDGVDSPEKALAKAKQFAGEMKAKAEKRAASRTTAKNYGKTVARKKETLPDWAKEEHKSVVETPLTPEAQQKLNERIKKLKSSGKAGDE, from the coding sequence ATGAGCTATCCATGGCGAAATATCAGCCCTAAGGACCCTTTCAGAGCAAGTCAGACGAACTTGATTTCCGATGTGGACCGCAAAGTCCTGACGCAATTGTATCAACCCATCATCGGGCCGCAAGCATTCAGTCTTTACATGACGCTGCTCGCGGAGATTCCGCAGGAGAGCTATTGGAGCAAGGATCTGCTTCATTCCGAATTGTTGGCTTTAGCGAATAGCGGAATCCAGGAGTTCTATCAAGCGCGGGTGAAATTGGAAGGGATCGGTTTGTTGAAGACATTCCTGGTGAACGAGCCTGAGAAGCAATACCTATATGAATTGCAGCAGCCGCTGTCCAGTCATGCTTTTTTCAGCGATGACCTGATGGGGTTGCTGTTGTATGAAAAGGTCGGCGAACGGAAATACCGCGAGTTGCAACAGCGGTTCAGCCGGCAAGTCCGCGACTTGAAAAATGCGGAGAACATCACCAAGTCCTTTCTGGACGTGTTTTCTTTCTCGGAAAGCGCCTTTACTGAGCAGGCGCGCATGAGGCAGAGCGATAACACGTTGTTGGGCGATAGCGGGGCAATCCCGCCCGCAATCGAGAACGAGGGGTTTGACTTCGCGTTTTTCCGACAGCTCTTGAACAAGCAATTCGTCAAACGTGAATCCATCACAAAGGAATTGGAGCACACAATCACGATCCTCTACACTCTGTATGGTTGCGACGAGCTGCAGATGGCCCAGTTCATTCTGGAGGCAGCGGATATCGAATCAGGAAAAGTCGACGGGGAGGCCCTCAAAAAGATTGTATCCGACGCCTATGAACAGAGGCACAGCAGCCGTTTGGAGGTAAAGGATAAAGTCACCCAGAGCATCCAACTGGCTAAAGATACTGAAAAAGGCCGGGAACAAAAATTGATTCAGGCGCGCTTTTCCAGTGAAGAAATCGCGTTCATCAAGGCGTGTGAACAGTTGACGCCGCATCAGTTTTTGACCAGCATCAAAAAGCAAAAAGGCGGCATCGTCACCGCCTCGGAAACGCAATTGCTGCGGACGCTGATGGAAAAGGCCGATTTCAAGCCGAGCGTGCTCAATGTATTGACGCACTACGTGTTGGTCATCCTCAACAATCCGCACCTTTCGAAGGCCTATGTGGAAGCAATCGCAAACGATTGGCTGCAGGACGGCGTCGATTCGCCCGAAAAAGCGTTGGCGAAGGCGAAACAATTCGCCGGCGAGATGAAGGCGAAAGCGGAAAAACGGGCAGCCAGCCGAACAACCGCAAAGAATTACGGGAAAACGGTGGCGCGCAAGAAAGAGACCTTGCCGGATTGGGCTAAAGAGGAACATAAATCGGTTGTGGAGACACCTTTGACGCCGGAAGCGCAACAAAAATTGAATGAACGCATCAAAAAATTAAAAAGTAGCGGAAAGGCAGGGGATGAGTGA
- the dnaI gene encoding primosomal protein DnaI, whose amino-acid sequence MDHIGRAFYKYMNNPEISQRYKGMIETIMKDADVQAFFQKHEERLTQAIVERSYSKLHEYVQEKEKIRLGKESQNPGYEPHLVLNAGYIDVVYTPTDETMAREREKELRSRVHSMSMPKDVRTATLDRFVQSNERMPAILESLNFIDAFNANPKMHHQALYFYGPFGVGKSYLLGAIAHELAMGGHLTTLMHYPTFTMEMKQAIQSNTVNEKIDAVKKAEILMLDDIGAEANSTWIRDEVLGVILQYRMQEDLPTFFSSNFTMQQLEEHLRMGNRGDDEPMKAKRLMERIRFLSREIPMTGKNRRFEQ is encoded by the coding sequence ATGGATCATATCGGAAGAGCATTCTATAAATATATGAATAATCCCGAAATCAGCCAACGCTATAAAGGCATGATCGAAACTATCATGAAGGATGCCGATGTCCAAGCGTTCTTCCAGAAACACGAAGAGCGCCTGACGCAGGCAATCGTCGAGAGAAGTTATTCGAAACTGCACGAATACGTGCAGGAAAAAGAGAAAATCCGGCTGGGTAAAGAATCGCAGAATCCTGGCTATGAGCCGCACCTTGTGTTGAACGCCGGATACATCGATGTCGTCTACACACCGACGGACGAGACGATGGCGAGGGAAAGGGAAAAGGAATTGCGGAGCCGCGTCCATTCGATGTCGATGCCGAAGGATGTCCGCACGGCGACATTGGATCGGTTTGTCCAATCGAACGAGCGTATGCCGGCCATTCTGGAATCGTTGAATTTCATCGATGCCTTCAATGCTAATCCGAAAATGCATCACCAAGCGCTTTATTTCTATGGTCCATTCGGGGTAGGGAAATCCTATCTGCTGGGTGCAATCGCGCATGAATTGGCGATGGGCGGCCATCTGACGACATTGATGCATTATCCGACCTTCACGATGGAGATGAAGCAGGCGATCCAGAGCAACACGGTAAACGAAAAAATCGATGCCGTGAAGAAGGCGGAAATCCTGATGCTGGACGACATCGGAGCGGAGGCCAATTCGACCTGGATCCGCGATGAAGTGCTCGGTGTCATCCTCCAGTACCGGATGCAGGAAGACTTGCCGACCTTCTTCAGTTCCAACTTTACGATGCAGCAACTGGAGGAGCATTTGCGCATGGGAAACCGGGGCGATGACGAGCCGATGAAGGCGAAGCGTCTGATGGAGAGGATCCGTTTCCTATCGCGCGAGATTCCTATGACCGGGAAAAACCGTCGCTTCGAGCAATAG
- the thrS gene encoding threonine--tRNA ligase codes for MSEIKITFPDGAVKVFEAGVTVEEVAKSISNSLAKKALAGKFNGELVDFTRPLETDGSLEIVTPDHADGLGVLRHSAAHLMAHALTRLFPEIHFGVGPAIETGFYYDTDMEVQLAEEDLPKVEAEMMNIVKANYPIVRREVSRAEALEIFANDPYKVELITALPENEIITVYTQEDFTDLCRGVHVPATGKIQVFKLLSLAGAYWRGNSNNKMMQRVYGTAFFDKKALAEFIKMREEAKERDHRKLGKELDLFMISPEVGSGLPFWLPKGATIRRTLERYIVDKEVSLGYQHVYTPIMANVELYKTSGHWEHYHDDMFPPMDMGDGEMLVLRPMNCPHHMMVYKNDIHSYRELPIRIAELGMMHRYEKSGALSGLQRVREMTLNDAHAFVRPDQIKDEFKRVLQLVMDVYADFQISDYRFRLSYRDPEDKVKYFDDDDMWNKAEAMLKEAMDEFGLEYFEAVGEAAFYGPKLDVQFKTAMGLEETMSTIQLDFLLPERFDLTYVGEDGENNHRPVVIHRGVISTMERFVAYLIEEYKGAFPVWLAPVQATIIPVNLDLHADQAYELKAVMEQLGMRVEVDDRNEKMGYKIRASQTQKIPYQLVIGDQELLNGTVTVRRYGSKEMVTFSMDDFLAEVQSEIKNFK; via the coding sequence ATGTCAGAAATCAAAATCACTTTTCCAGACGGCGCCGTAAAAGTATTCGAAGCCGGCGTAACAGTGGAAGAAGTAGCAAAAAGCATCAGCAACAGCCTGGCCAAGAAAGCTTTGGCCGGAAAATTCAACGGGGAATTGGTCGACTTCACCCGTCCGTTGGAGACGGATGGATCGCTTGAAATCGTGACACCGGATCACGCAGACGGATTGGGTGTCCTGCGTCACTCGGCTGCCCACTTGATGGCGCATGCCTTGACGCGCCTGTTCCCTGAAATCCATTTCGGTGTCGGCCCGGCGATCGAAACAGGTTTCTATTACGACACTGACATGGAAGTGCAGCTTGCCGAAGAGGACTTGCCGAAAGTTGAAGCGGAAATGATGAACATCGTGAAGGCGAACTATCCGATCGTCAGACGTGAAGTGAGCCGTGCGGAAGCATTGGAAATCTTCGCAAATGACCCATACAAAGTCGAATTGATCACAGCGTTGCCTGAAAATGAAATCATCACTGTGTATACGCAAGAGGACTTCACTGACCTTTGCCGCGGCGTCCATGTGCCGGCAACCGGCAAAATCCAAGTCTTCAAACTGTTGTCGTTGGCGGGCGCTTACTGGAGAGGAAACTCAAACAACAAAATGATGCAACGCGTCTACGGAACAGCCTTCTTCGATAAGAAAGCCTTGGCTGAATTCATCAAAATGCGCGAAGAAGCAAAAGAGCGCGATCACCGCAAATTGGGCAAAGAATTGGACTTGTTCATGATTTCCCCTGAAGTCGGTTCCGGTCTGCCTTTCTGGCTTCCTAAAGGTGCAACGATCCGTCGCACGCTTGAGCGTTACATCGTCGACAAAGAAGTTAGCCTGGGTTACCAGCACGTCTACACACCGATCATGGCTAATGTGGAATTGTACAAGACATCTGGACACTGGGAGCACTACCATGATGATATGTTCCCGCCGATGGACATGGGCGACGGCGAAATGCTAGTGTTGCGTCCGATGAACTGTCCGCACCACATGATGGTCTACAAGAACGATATCCACAGCTACCGCGAATTGCCGATCCGCATCGCCGAATTGGGCATGATGCACCGTTACGAAAAGAGCGGCGCCTTGTCAGGTCTGCAGCGCGTACGCGAAATGACTCTGAATGATGCGCATGCCTTTGTCCGTCCGGATCAGATCAAGGATGAGTTCAAACGTGTGTTGCAGTTGGTCATGGATGTTTATGCAGACTTCCAGATCAGCGATTACCGTTTCCGTCTGAGCTACCGCGACCCAGAAGATAAAGTGAAATACTTCGATGACGATGATATGTGGAACAAAGCGGAAGCGATGCTGAAGGAAGCGATGGATGAATTCGGTTTGGAATACTTCGAAGCTGTCGGCGAAGCTGCTTTCTACGGCCCTAAATTGGATGTGCAGTTCAAGACAGCGATGGGCTTGGAGGAAACGATGTCCACTATCCAATTGGACTTCCTGTTGCCTGAGCGCTTTGACCTGACTTATGTCGGCGAAGACGGCGAAAACAACCACCGTCCGGTCGTCATCCACCGTGGCGTCATCTCCACAATGGAGCGTTTTGTGGCGTATCTGATCGAAGAGTATAAAGGCGCATTCCCGGTATGGTTGGCTCCTGTCCAAGCAACGATCATCCCTGTCAACCTTGATCTGCATGCCGATCAAGCATATGAACTGAAAGCCGTCATGGAACAGTTGGGTATGCGCGTCGAAGTCGATGACCGCAACGAGAAGATGGGTTACAAGATCCGTGCTTCCCAGACTCAAAAAATACCTTACCAATTGGTAATCGGCGATCAGGAATTGCTGAACGGAACTGTAACTGTCCGCCGTTATGGCTCGAAAGAAATGGTTACTTTCAGCATGGATGATTTCTTGGCTGAGGTTCAATCTGAAATCAAAAACTTCAAATAA
- a CDS encoding amidohydrolase has translation MLRDELMKMLDGREADMIALRRHFHEHPELSFDEKETAAFIARFYEDKPVDVQTNVGNGYGIVVTIKGKQPGRTIALRADFDALQIEEQTGLPFASKNPGVMHACGHDGHTAYLMVLADCLIRLRDQWEGTVKIVHQHAEEMAPAGAKSIVESGLLDDVDEIYGIHFYPDYEVGTVFYTSGYAYAGCSDIKVTIQGTGGHASQPHRSNDAIVAASSFVMNLQTIVSRRINPYDMAVVTIGSFEAVGSSNVIKDSLILRGDARYMDLEVGKVIEEHFHRIGRGLEEMYDVKVEIDYNSDYPPLYNHPNETAKAAAVLEKNGIGSYLNQIIATSANTGAEDFGHYLLKIPGAFLNVGARPDQAEVFNNHHPKFDINEKALLVAAKAVADITLAALAAE, from the coding sequence ATGTTAAGAGATGAATTGATGAAAATGCTGGATGGCCGCGAAGCTGACATGATTGCTTTGCGCCGTCATTTCCATGAGCATCCTGAACTGTCATTCGACGAAAAGGAAACGGCTGCGTTCATTGCCCGTTTCTATGAGGATAAACCGGTTGATGTGCAGACGAACGTCGGGAACGGCTATGGTATCGTCGTCACAATCAAGGGAAAACAACCCGGCCGGACCATCGCGCTGCGGGCGGATTTCGATGCGCTGCAGATCGAGGAACAGACCGGACTGCCGTTCGCATCCAAAAATCCAGGCGTCATGCATGCCTGCGGACATGACGGACACACCGCCTATCTGATGGTCTTGGCGGATTGCCTGATCCGTCTGCGGGACCAATGGGAAGGAACCGTCAAAATCGTGCACCAGCATGCCGAAGAAATGGCCCCAGCAGGTGCCAAGAGCATTGTGGAATCCGGTTTGCTGGACGATGTCGATGAAATCTACGGCATTCATTTTTATCCGGATTATGAAGTCGGCACTGTCTTCTACACAAGCGGCTATGCCTATGCCGGCTGCAGTGACATCAAAGTCACGATCCAGGGGACGGGTGGGCATGCTTCTCAGCCCCACCGATCCAATGATGCGATTGTGGCTGCGTCCAGCTTTGTGATGAATCTGCAGACCATCGTTTCCCGGCGCATCAATCCTTACGACATGGCAGTCGTGACGATTGGCTCCTTCGAGGCGGTCGGGAGCAGCAATGTCATCAAGGATAGTCTGATTCTGCGCGGGGATGCCCGTTACATGGATCTAGAAGTCGGGAAGGTCATTGAGGAGCATTTCCACAGGATCGGCCGCGGACTTGAGGAGATGTATGACGTGAAAGTGGAGATCGACTACAACTCTGATTATCCACCTTTGTATAACCACCCGAATGAGACTGCCAAAGCAGCCGCTGTTCTGGAAAAGAATGGTATCGGGTCCTACCTGAACCAGATCATCGCAACTTCGGCCAACACCGGAGCGGAGGATTTCGGACATTATCTGCTGAAGATTCCCGGCGCTTTCCTGAATGTCGGCGCTCGCCCGGATCAGGCAGAAGTTTTCAATAATCACCACCCGAAATTCGACATCAATGAAAAAGCTCTATTGGTCGCGGCCAAAGCAGTCGCTGACATCACCCTTGCGGCGTTGGCGGCGGAATGA
- the folE gene encoding GTP cyclohydrolase I FolE — MDLEKIETAVQMILEAIGEDPNRSGIKETPKRVARMYAEIFSGMEKDPTRHAKVVFHEDTDEIVLVKDIPFYSTCEHHLVPFFGVGHIAYMPKDGQVIGLSKLARILDDVSKKPQIQERITTTVADILMEFLEPQGVMVVLEAEHMCMTMRGVKKPGSKTVTSAVRGAFKQSFKSRSEVLELIKL; from the coding sequence ATGGATTTAGAAAAGATAGAAACTGCCGTCCAAATGATTTTGGAGGCGATCGGGGAAGATCCGAACCGCTCAGGCATCAAAGAAACACCAAAACGGGTGGCGCGCATGTATGCGGAAATTTTTTCCGGAATGGAAAAGGATCCAACCAGACACGCCAAAGTCGTATTCCATGAAGATACCGACGAAATCGTATTAGTGAAGGATATTCCTTTCTATTCGACTTGCGAACACCATCTGGTCCCTTTTTTCGGTGTGGGACATATCGCCTACATGCCGAAGGACGGACAGGTAATCGGTTTGAGCAAGCTGGCGCGCATCCTCGATGACGTCAGCAAGAAACCGCAGATCCAGGAACGGATCACGACGACAGTTGCGGATATCCTGATGGAATTTCTGGAGCCGCAAGGGGTCATGGTCGTCCTGGAGGCCGAGCATATGTGCATGACGATGCGCGGCGTCAAGAAACCAGGCAGCAAGACTGTGACATCCGCAGTCCGTGGCGCATTCAAACAATCATTCAAATCCAGAAGTGAAGTGCTGGAATTGATCAAACTGTAG
- the folP gene encoding dihydropteroate synthase, which translates to MKLTTKTKVYDLSQRSYIMGILNVTPDSFSDGGEWNTVEKAVAHALEMVADGADIIDIGGESTRPGHTQISDEEEIARVVPIIEALKKAVDVPLSIDTYKSAVARAACEAGIDIINDIWGCKYDPEIAEVAAAFDVPIILMHNREKPDYAFLIEDMLADLAESVRIAVSAGVKRGNIILDPGCGFGKTYEDNLNVVHHLTRFADLGYPLLLGTSRKRFIGTALGDIPFKERDLGTAATTALGIVNGAQLFRVHNVKANAEMARMMDIMLKKGESPIG; encoded by the coding sequence TTGAAATTAACGACAAAGACAAAAGTATATGACCTGTCGCAGCGCAGCTATATCATGGGGATACTGAATGTGACGCCTGATTCATTTTCCGATGGCGGGGAGTGGAACACGGTCGAAAAAGCCGTCGCCCACGCTCTCGAAATGGTTGCGGATGGCGCTGACATCATCGACATCGGCGGAGAATCCACCCGTCCGGGCCATACCCAGATCTCTGATGAAGAGGAAATCGCGCGCGTAGTGCCGATCATTGAAGCACTCAAAAAGGCGGTTGATGTGCCGCTTTCAATCGACACCTACAAGTCGGCGGTCGCCCGTGCGGCTTGCGAAGCTGGCATCGATATCATCAACGATATCTGGGGCTGCAAGTACGATCCCGAGATTGCGGAAGTAGCGGCGGCCTTTGATGTGCCGATCATCTTGATGCACAACCGGGAAAAGCCGGATTATGCTTTTTTGATCGAAGATATGCTGGCTGACCTGGCAGAGAGTGTGCGGATTGCAGTGTCAGCAGGCGTCAAAAGGGGAAACATCATCCTCGATCCCGGCTGTGGATTCGGGAAAACCTATGAAGACAATCTGAACGTGGTCCACCATCTGACGCGGTTTGCGGATCTCGGCTATCCGTTGCTGTTGGGAACTTCCCGGAAACGGTTCATCGGAACGGCGCTGGGGGATATCCCTTTCAAGGAGCGCGATCTGGGGACAGCCGCAACGACGGCATTAGGCATTGTAAACGGGGCACAACTATTCCGCGTGCACAATGTGAAGGCCAATGCGGAAATGGCACGGATGATGGACATCATGTTGAAAAAAGGAGAGAGCCCGATTGGATAA
- the folB gene encoding dihydroneopterin aldolase: MDKIYLNNLQFYAFHGLNAEEKVLGQRFNVDVVLHTNTKKAGYSDKMEDSIHYGHAYKAVKAVVEGENFNLIEALAEHIAIALFARFDGLQACQVKVIKPDPPIVGHYDSVAVEIYREREGS, encoded by the coding sequence TTGGATAAAATCTATTTGAATAATCTGCAGTTCTATGCCTTTCATGGATTGAATGCGGAAGAAAAAGTGCTGGGACAACGCTTCAACGTTGATGTTGTGCTGCACACCAATACAAAAAAAGCTGGCTACAGCGACAAAATGGAAGATTCGATCCATTACGGACATGCCTACAAGGCTGTCAAAGCGGTAGTGGAGGGCGAGAACTTCAACCTGATCGAAGCTTTGGCGGAGCATATCGCCATCGCTTTGTTTGCGCGTTTTGACGGCTTGCAGGCTTGCCAGGTGAAAGTGATCAAACCGGATCCTCCGATCGTCGGCCATTATGATTCCGTTGCGGTTGAAATCTACCGCGAAAGGGAAGGGAGCTAA
- the folK gene encoding 2-amino-4-hydroxy-6-hydroxymethyldihydropteridine diphosphokinase: MPTVYIALGTNLEPRADHLEKALELFRSLPDVEVKRVSSIYESKPVGYLDQPDFLNLVFEAETDLLPLDLLDSCQSIEQELGRVRTIRFGPRTLDVDIVLYGAESLEEERLIVPHPRMQERAFVLLPLQELNPEFLVPKWNKTVNALVAELQPEDLEEIWKYVPES, translated from the coding sequence ATGCCTACCGTCTACATCGCATTGGGCACGAATCTGGAACCGCGTGCGGACCATCTCGAAAAAGCCTTGGAGCTCTTCCGATCCTTACCGGATGTGGAAGTGAAACGTGTATCATCCATTTATGAATCGAAACCGGTAGGCTATCTCGACCAGCCGGATTTCCTGAACCTAGTGTTCGAAGCGGAAACGGACTTGCTGCCATTGGATTTGCTGGACAGCTGCCAAAGCATTGAACAGGAACTCGGAAGAGTGCGGACCATCCGCTTCGGCCCGCGCACCTTGGACGTCGACATTGTTTTGTACGGAGCGGAAAGTCTTGAAGAAGAACGACTGATTGTGCCGCATCCGAGGATGCAGGAACGCGCCTTTGTGCTGTTGCCGTTGCAGGAACTGAATCCTGAATTCCTTGTTCCGAAATGGAACAAGACCGTCAATGCACTAGTGGCGGAATTACAGCCGGAGGATCTCGAAGAAATCTGGAAATACGTACCGGAATCCTGA
- the infC gene encoding translation initiation factor IF-3, giving the protein MMVNDGIRARELRIIGSDGEQLGVKSKSDALQIAEAANLDLVLVSPNANPPVARIMDYGKFRFDQQKREREARKNQKVVSLKEVRLSPSIDENDFQTKLRNARKFLEKGDKVKASIRFKGRAITHKEIGQRVLDRLASELTDVSTIESHPKMDGRSMFLMLAPKADK; this is encoded by the coding sequence ATGATGGTTAACGACGGCATCCGTGCCCGCGAACTGCGCATTATCGGTAGTGACGGCGAGCAACTAGGAGTCAAATCGAAAAGTGATGCATTGCAGATTGCAGAAGCAGCTAATTTGGATTTAGTTTTGGTATCGCCAAATGCAAACCCGCCCGTTGCCCGTATTATGGATTACGGCAAGTTCCGTTTCGATCAACAAAAACGCGAACGTGAAGCCCGTAAAAACCAAAAAGTGGTAAGCCTTAAAGAAGTACGCTTGAGTCCTTCCATCGACGAAAATGATTTTCAAACGAAATTGCGGAATGCTCGCAAATTCTTGGAAAAAGGTGACAAAGTGAAAGCATCGATCCGATTCAAAGGACGTGCTATCACCCACAAAGAAATCGGACAAAGGGTCCTTGATCGCCTTGCATCTGAGCTTACTGACGTTTCGACGATTGAATCTCATCCTAAAATGGACGGAAGAAGCATGTTCTTGATGTTGGCGCCCAAAGCCGATAAATAA
- the rpmI gene encoding 50S ribosomal protein L35 produces MPKQKTHRGSAKRFKRTGNGGLKRWSAFTSHRFHGKTKKQRRQLRQASMVSASDIKRISQQLSQMK; encoded by the coding sequence ATGCCAAAACAAAAAACTCACCGTGGTTCAGCTAAACGTTTCAAAAGAACTGGTAACGGCGGACTAAAACGTTGGAGCGCTTTTACAAGCCATAGATTCCACGGAAAAACGAAGAAACAAAGACGTCAATTGCGTCAAGCTTCAATGGTTAGCGCATCTGATATCAAACGCATCAGCCAACAATTATCACAAATGAAATAA
- the rplT gene encoding 50S ribosomal protein L20: MPRVKGGTVTRKRRKKIIKLSKGYYGSKHTLFKTAKEQVMKSYTYAYRDRRQKKRDFRRLWIARINAAARINGMSYSTLIHGLKLAGIEMNRKMLADLAVTDAAAFTAVAEQAKAALAK, encoded by the coding sequence ATGCCACGTGTTAAAGGTGGGACAGTAACCCGTAAACGCCGCAAAAAGATTATTAAATTATCTAAAGGTTATTACGGTTCAAAACATACATTATTCAAAACAGCTAAAGAACAAGTAATGAAATCTTATACTTATGCTTACAGAGACCGTCGTCAAAAGAAACGTGACTTCCGTAGATTATGGATTGCCCGTATCAACGCGGCTGCTCGCATCAACGGCATGAGCTACAGCACTTTGATCCACGGATTGAAACTTGCTGGTATCGAAATGAACCGTAAAATGTTGGCTGACTTGGCTGTTACAGACGCTGCAGCTTTCACTGCAGTAGCTGAACAAGCTAAAGCTGCTTTGGCTAAATAA
- a CDS encoding M42 family metallopeptidase yields MEEKELQMLIDLTDARGVPGNEGEVREVFRRYAEPFAESFSQDGLGGLFAKHTGTEDGPTILLAGHLDEVGFMVTSITEKGFIKFQTLGGWWNQVMLAQQVEITTSKGERRHGVIGCKPPHVLTPEARKKPYEIKDMFIDIGASSKEQVAEWGIKPGDMITPYISFKRMNDSKFLLAKAWDNRIGLAVALKVLENVAKAGHPNVIFSGGNVQEEVGLRGAKTATHMIRPDIAFALDTGTAGDTPGMTPQEADSELGKGPQLLIYDASMIPHRGLRDFIVGVAEECEIPFQYTVITGGGTDAGAQHQSLDGIPSFAVTVPVRYLHSHTSMIHEDDYLNAVKLVTELVKRLDAETVKQIRENV; encoded by the coding sequence TTGGAAGAAAAAGAATTACAGATGCTGATCGATTTGACGGATGCAAGAGGCGTTCCGGGCAACGAAGGGGAGGTCCGTGAAGTCTTCAGGCGCTACGCGGAGCCTTTCGCCGAAAGTTTTTCGCAGGACGGATTGGGAGGCCTTTTTGCCAAGCATACGGGTACAGAAGATGGGCCGACCATTTTGTTGGCGGGGCACTTGGATGAAGTGGGTTTCATGGTCACGAGCATTACCGAAAAGGGCTTCATCAAATTCCAAACTTTAGGAGGCTGGTGGAATCAGGTCATGCTGGCCCAGCAAGTGGAAATAACCACCTCGAAAGGCGAACGCCGCCACGGCGTCATCGGCTGCAAGCCGCCGCATGTCCTGACGCCGGAAGCGCGCAAAAAACCCTATGAAATCAAAGATATGTTCATCGACATAGGCGCATCTTCAAAAGAACAAGTAGCGGAATGGGGCATCAAACCCGGCGATATGATCACGCCGTACATTTCCTTCAAACGCATGAACGATTCCAAATTCCTGTTGGCGAAAGCTTGGGACAACCGGATCGGACTGGCGGTTGCACTGAAAGTGTTGGAAAATGTCGCAAAGGCCGGGCATCCGAATGTGATCTTCAGCGGCGGGAATGTTCAGGAGGAAGTGGGTCTGCGCGGTGCGAAGACGGCCACGCATATGATCCGTCCGGACATCGCGTTTGCTTTGGATACAGGAACTGCCGGGGATACGCCGGGAATGACGCCTCAAGAAGCGGATTCCGAATTAGGCAAAGGGCCGCAATTATTGATATATGATGCGTCGATGATTCCGCACCGTGGCTTGCGCGACTTTATTGTCGGCGTTGCCGAAGAATGCGAAATTCCATTCCAGTATACGGTCATTACAGGCGGCGGCACGGATGCAGGAGCCCAGCATCAGAGCCTGGATGGCATTCCTTCCTTTGCGGTCACGGTGCCGGTGCGTTACCTGCATTCGCACACGTCCATGATCCATGAGGACGACTATCTGAATGCGGTCAAATTGGTCACGGAATTAGTCAAACGCTTGGATGCCGAAACAGTCAAGCAGATCCGTGAAAACGTCTAA